The sequence TTATTCCTCGAAGGTACGCCTAATGTTGCTGCCCGTGAGGCATTGAATATAGGTAAAGATGTAGAAGAAATGCTACGTAATGATCTCGCCTACGAATACAAGGTCGCGGATGATTTACGTAAAGTGATTGCCCTATGTGAGCAGAAGCAAGATTACCAGACTCGAGAAATACTTGAAGTGTTGCTTGACGATACTGAGTCTGATCATATGTATTGGCTCGAAAAACAACTTGGACTTATTGACCGTGTTGGACTGCAAAACTATCTGCAAACTAAGATGTAACGTCTACATGAAGATCAGCGGGTTTGCCTCGCTGATCTTATTTCTACTTTTGTACATATACTTAATCTTTTATACAGTCTATCTAACTATAAAAATCCGCCCTCACAAATTCATCCTCTGCCATCTTTATTAAATTCAGCTAATTCTGTTATATGTGTAATGTCCTTTCTTTACAAATAGTTGTTTACGTTTTTTATATGAATTTCATCTGTTGTTGCCCCGTAAAAATTGTTAACGTGTAAAACTGTTTTTACGCCTTATATTGTTAAATGTTGTCAGTCTGACGGGGATATAGATGGGATATATAAAACGTTCTCTAAGTTTGCAGTTGGTTGTGACGATTGTCAGCGCCTTAGCAGTACTCCTTACCTTAGTTGCCGTTTTGTTG is a genomic window of Shewanella putrefaciens containing:
- the bfr gene encoding bacterioferritin: MKGDKDVIDALNRLLTGELSAMDQYFVHAHMYEDWGLNELYERIAHESDDEKAHAAKLVQRILFLEGTPNVAAREALNIGKDVEEMLRNDLAYEYKVADDLRKVIALCEQKQDYQTREILEVLLDDTESDHMYWLEKQLGLIDRVGLQNYLQTKM